A stretch of the Pedobacter sp. MC2016-14 genome encodes the following:
- a CDS encoding cytochrome-c peroxidase, whose protein sequence is MGKPECESKKHTYPFRGMGLLLLFSFFIFALSSWNAAQKFQQTPYVLKYPLYFGNRIHIPEDNPLTEEGVALGRKLFYETRLSANNSLSCGSCHMQEKAFTDGKKLSKGVDGAFSERNAMSLANLLWARKFFWDGRSASLEEQASVPMINPHEMGQSLVISVRKLQNTTAYPKLFKNVFGDGQVTEKRIVMALAQFERTLISANSRYDKYLQHTAQLSTEEMLGLNLFNTAPNPEKGIRGANCARCHGGPKNYQELFHNNGLDLVSADPGIERISGQKTDHGRFKVPTLRNIALTAPYMHDGRFNTLEEVIEHYSEHIQQSESLSAFLQHESNVKEGTALKLVPKEKKALLAFLNTLTDSTFITDPKFSNPFLSQNHKIR, encoded by the coding sequence ATGGGCAAGCCGGAATGCGAGAGTAAAAAGCATACCTATCCTTTTAGGGGAATGGGGCTTTTACTCCTGTTTTCTTTCTTCATCTTCGCACTCTCTTCCTGGAATGCAGCGCAAAAGTTTCAGCAAACACCCTATGTACTCAAATATCCCCTATACTTTGGAAACCGAATCCACATCCCTGAAGACAACCCCTTAACGGAAGAAGGTGTAGCGCTTGGAAGAAAGCTTTTTTACGAAACCCGGCTTTCTGCCAACAATTCACTCTCTTGTGGAAGCTGCCACATGCAGGAAAAGGCCTTTACGGATGGAAAGAAATTAAGCAAAGGTGTTGACGGCGCATTTTCCGAACGCAATGCTATGTCGCTGGCCAACTTGCTCTGGGCACGGAAATTTTTCTGGGACGGACGCTCTGCTTCCCTGGAAGAGCAGGCGAGCGTTCCAATGATCAATCCCCATGAAATGGGCCAGTCGCTGGTTATTTCTGTTCGAAAGTTACAGAACACAACTGCCTACCCGAAGCTTTTTAAAAATGTATTTGGGGACGGGCAAGTCACGGAAAAAAGAATAGTTATGGCGCTTGCACAGTTTGAACGTACATTGATTTCCGCAAACTCAAGGTACGACAAATATCTCCAGCATACAGCCCAGCTATCAACTGAAGAGATGCTAGGCCTCAACTTATTTAACACCGCACCAAATCCCGAAAAAGGAATCCGGGGTGCCAATTGCGCGCGCTGTCATGGCGGGCCCAAAAATTACCAGGAACTGTTTCATAATAACGGGCTTGACCTGGTTTCTGCAGACCCCGGAATTGAAAGGATTAGCGGGCAAAAAACTGACCACGGCAGGTTTAAAGTTCCTACACTCCGTAACATTGCTTTAACGGCACCCTACATGCACGATGGACGCTTTAACACCCTGGAGGAAGTAATTGAACATTACAGTGAGCATATTCAGCAATCTGAATCTTTAAGCGCATTTTTACAACATGAATCCAATGTTAAAGAAGGAACTGCGCTAAAATTAGTTCCTAAAGAAAAAAAAGCTTTACTTGCATTTTTAAATACCCTAACTGATTCTACTTTTATTACTGATCCCAAATTTTCAAATCCATTTTTAAGCCAAAACCATAAAATCAGATGA
- a CDS encoding TonB-dependent receptor, whose amino-acid sequence MRIALQSTLVFCSLFLSINLHAQQSDTSKRIFQLGQVNINGIRDSRKPLKPGAFNLTSIKANLMLPKGFTVEAGANNLFDRNYTLAQGYPEQGRNFFANLIFNY is encoded by the coding sequence ATGCGAATAGCTTTACAATCTACGCTCGTCTTTTGCTCCCTTTTTCTCTCGATAAACCTTCATGCACAACAATCCGACACCTCTAAAAGGATATTTCAATTGGGGCAGGTCAATATCAATGGCATTCGTGACAGCAGAAAACCCCTAAAACCAGGTGCTTTCAACCTTACCAGTATTAAAGCCAACCTGATGCTTCCAAAAGGATTCACTGTTGAGGCTGGAGCAAATAACCTTTTTGACAGGAATTATACCCTGGCACAGGGCTATCCAGAACAAGGCAGGAACTTCTTTGCCAACCTGATTTTTAATTACTAA
- a CDS encoding FecR family protein, protein MFEEEFHISHLIAEHLNDQLDENQEEELKRWVASSPDNMAYFERLNQDNTVHSKLKNYRKVAGSELEVWNTIAKQLELPIDLPNYDLVPQTKVKALWYRITAAAAILITISTILVFQNLRTDPVSVIAHNDIPAGVNKAYITLSNGKTIPLSSSKTGVIVSDSKLTYNDGSTVEAERSPEGLAITTPRGGQYQITLSDGTIVYLNAESSLQYPMAFKGGNRTVVLKGEAYFEVTKDKTHPFIVKTSSQNIQVLGTHFNVNAYEDEPNTKTTLLEGSVKVSPFNQSSDKANVFLIPGQQAISTPAVNTTRVIQANLQEAVAWKEGYFRFNEEPLESIMRKISRWYNVKIIYAADAPRDITFAGVISRAKNISAVLEMMTLTENVSFKIEGARITVMKYNK, encoded by the coding sequence ATGTTTGAAGAAGAATTCCATATTTCTCACCTAATTGCAGAACATTTGAATGATCAGCTTGATGAAAATCAGGAAGAGGAGTTGAAGCGCTGGGTAGCCTCATCGCCGGACAACATGGCGTATTTTGAGCGATTGAATCAAGACAATACTGTTCATTCAAAACTTAAAAATTACAGGAAAGTTGCCGGATCTGAATTAGAGGTATGGAATACCATTGCGAAACAACTGGAATTACCTATTGACTTACCAAACTATGATCTGGTACCTCAAACAAAAGTAAAGGCACTTTGGTACCGCATAACCGCAGCGGCCGCCATACTCATAACCATTAGTACTATTCTTGTTTTCCAAAATCTCAGAACTGACCCTGTAAGCGTTATAGCTCATAACGATATCCCAGCTGGTGTCAATAAAGCCTATATTACTTTATCAAACGGAAAAACCATCCCCTTAAGCAGTTCAAAAACTGGTGTCATAGTAAGCGACTCCAAACTAACTTACAATGATGGCTCTACAGTTGAAGCTGAACGCAGCCCCGAAGGGCTAGCCATTACCACTCCACGTGGCGGCCAATATCAAATAACCCTAAGCGATGGAACGATAGTATATTTGAATGCAGAATCCTCTTTGCAGTACCCAATGGCATTTAAGGGCGGCAACCGTACCGTGGTTTTAAAAGGCGAAGCGTACTTTGAGGTTACCAAAGACAAAACCCATCCGTTTATTGTAAAAACCAGTAGCCAAAATATCCAGGTACTCGGAACACATTTTAATGTAAATGCTTATGAGGATGAGCCAAATACTAAAACTACTTTATTAGAAGGCAGCGTTAAGGTTAGCCCCTTCAACCAGTCTTCAGATAAAGCCAACGTATTTTTAATTCCCGGGCAGCAAGCCATAAGCACGCCAGCTGTTAATACCACCAGGGTTATACAAGCCAATCTTCAGGAAGCAGTTGCCTGGAAAGAAGGTTATTTCAGGTTCAATGAAGAACCATTGGAAAGTATCATGAGAAAAATATCCAGGTGGTATAATGTTAAAATCATCTATGCCGCCGATGCTCCGCGGGACATCACGTTTGCAGGGGTAATTTCCAGAGCTAAAAACATTTCAGCTGTACTTGAGATGATGACCTTGACAGAAAATGTTAGCTTTAAAATTGAGGGTGCACGAATCACAGTAATGAAGTACAACAAATAA
- a CDS encoding aldo/keto reductase codes for MANIKSKVVVSQEGSGAPQGINRRDFLSLTTMAGVSLMAAPLLSMGAPARSEKPKKGENKMNTRKLGNLEVSEIGLGCMNMTGNYNPPANHQESIQTIRKAFESGVTFFDTAEVYGPYIDEKLVGEALEPFRNQVKIATKFGFAIDGTVGLDSRPERIKKVVEESLKRLRTDHIDLYYQHRVDPNVPVEEVAGAIKELIQQGKLLHFGLSEASAKTIRRAHAVQPLTAVQSEYSLWTRNVELNGVLDTCEELGVGFVPWSPLGAGFLTGKYDTKTKFDEKSDFRAGFPRYSKEFLPLNMPIIEWLKGYAIKKNATPSQIALAWLLAKSPSIVPIPGTRYQTHLMENLAAQNIQLSKEDVQEIETCFSKYPVYGDRMGEAHMSSIDYTF; via the coding sequence ATGGCAAACATTAAGAGCAAAGTTGTAGTCAGTCAAGAAGGCTCCGGGGCGCCGCAGGGGATAAACCGTCGCGACTTTTTATCACTCACTACTATGGCAGGTGTAAGTTTAATGGCTGCGCCATTGTTATCTATGGGAGCGCCCGCAAGATCTGAAAAACCTAAAAAAGGAGAAAACAAAATGAATACAAGAAAACTGGGAAACCTGGAAGTTTCTGAAATCGGACTCGGGTGCATGAACATGACTGGGAATTATAACCCGCCGGCTAATCATCAGGAGTCTATACAGACCATCCGTAAAGCATTTGAAAGTGGCGTAACATTTTTTGATACAGCAGAGGTATACGGACCCTATATAGATGAAAAACTTGTCGGCGAAGCGCTGGAGCCTTTTCGTAACCAGGTCAAAATAGCTACTAAATTCGGCTTTGCCATTGACGGAACGGTGGGTTTGGACAGCCGTCCGGAACGAATCAAAAAAGTTGTGGAAGAATCTTTAAAGCGTCTTCGCACAGACCATATCGATCTTTACTATCAACATCGTGTTGATCCTAATGTTCCTGTTGAAGAGGTAGCTGGTGCCATAAAGGAACTGATCCAGCAAGGTAAATTGCTACATTTTGGACTTTCTGAAGCGAGCGCTAAAACTATTCGTCGTGCGCATGCTGTACAACCCCTTACAGCGGTACAGTCTGAGTATTCGTTATGGACACGGAATGTCGAATTGAATGGAGTATTGGACACTTGTGAAGAGTTGGGTGTCGGATTTGTACCTTGGTCGCCTTTAGGGGCAGGATTTTTAACAGGTAAGTATGATACTAAAACTAAATTTGACGAAAAATCGGATTTTAGAGCTGGGTTCCCACGGTATTCCAAAGAATTCCTTCCATTAAATATGCCTATCATCGAATGGCTCAAAGGTTATGCTATTAAAAAGAATGCTACACCTTCACAAATCGCACTTGCATGGTTATTAGCAAAAAGCCCAAGCATCGTTCCGATACCGGGCACCCGTTATCAAACACATCTAATGGAAAACCTGGCTGCGCAAAATATTCAGCTTAGCAAAGAAGATGTTCAGGAAATAGAAACCTGCTTTTCTAAATACCCTGTCTACGGAGATCGCATGGGTGAAGCGCACATGAGTTCGATTGATTATACATTTTAA
- a CDS encoding RNA polymerase sigma factor produces MEPKGKENEQYWLNEFIAGNNQALGYFYKLHYKPICYFATRLTQHEPEAKDIVTDTFVKLWEKHAEFETAANIKSFLYLSVRGACLNYLRDLKKRTAAQQLYFEQIDQNGNSVLHEIIEAEFLKILDREINLLPEKCKEVFTMLYFEGKKTDEIAAELEISVQTVRNHKTRAVELLKSSFLKKGVSGPFFAAFLIIIQKL; encoded by the coding sequence ATGGAGCCTAAAGGCAAAGAAAATGAACAATATTGGTTAAATGAATTTATAGCTGGTAATAACCAGGCCTTAGGGTATTTCTATAAACTACATTATAAACCTATATGTTACTTTGCCACCCGTTTAACCCAGCATGAACCAGAAGCGAAGGATATTGTTACAGACACCTTTGTAAAGCTTTGGGAAAAACATGCGGAGTTTGAAACCGCAGCGAATATAAAATCGTTTCTATACCTCAGTGTGAGGGGAGCTTGTTTAAACTACCTGAGAGACCTGAAGAAAAGAACTGCTGCACAGCAACTATATTTTGAGCAGATTGATCAAAACGGAAACTCAGTTTTACACGAAATTATAGAGGCTGAATTCTTAAAAATCCTTGACAGGGAAATTAACTTATTGCCGGAAAAATGCAAAGAGGTTTTTACCATGCTTTATTTTGAAGGTAAAAAAACGGATGAAATTGCAGCTGAGCTTGAAATTTCTGTGCAGACTGTCAGAAACCATAAAACCAGGGCCGTAGAATTACTCAAATCATCTTTTCTGAAAAAGGGAGTTTCAGGACCATTTTTCGCCGCTTTTTTGATTATTATTCAAAAACTGTAA
- a CDS encoding RNA polymerase sigma-70 factor: MQNQSEEDDNRLLKAIANDDEKSFARLYAIYWQPLYLTAAKVLRSQEEAEDVVQDVFLSFWNRRKEVKISTSLKAYLMTSVKYKSIHYIEKNITRRDYLELLTDVLTASSPAVAETNIYVKELQALIDKTLKNMPAKMHKVYTLSRDEHLTHKEIADQLGISTETVKKHIQHALQQLREAIVGANVPLTAVLISILFKK, from the coding sequence ATGCAGAATCAATCTGAAGAGGATGACAATAGATTACTAAAAGCAATTGCAAATGACGACGAAAAGTCTTTTGCAAGGCTGTATGCGATTTATTGGCAGCCGCTTTACTTGACAGCGGCTAAGGTGTTGCGTTCTCAGGAAGAAGCAGAAGATGTGGTTCAGGATGTATTTCTTTCTTTTTGGAACCGAAGAAAAGAAGTGAAAATTTCAACATCTTTAAAGGCTTATCTGATGACGAGTGTAAAATACAAGTCAATTCATTACATTGAAAAGAATATTACCAGAAGAGATTATCTGGAACTTTTGACGGATGTTTTAACGGCAAGTAGCCCTGCAGTGGCAGAAACTAATATATATGTGAAGGAATTGCAGGCTTTAATAGATAAAACACTTAAGAATATGCCGGCAAAAATGCACAAAGTGTATACTTTAAGTCGTGATGAGCATTTAACACACAAAGAAATCGCAGATCAGCTTGGTATTTCTACAGAAACAGTAAAAAAACACATTCAACATGCGCTCCAGCAACTCCGTGAGGCCATTGTTGGTGCAAATGTGCCACTAACGGCAGTGCTGATTTCAATTTTATTTAAAAAATAA
- a CDS encoding FecR family protein, with translation MSTEKAKRLLKKYLNDQSSPQEELVIAQWYKKLLDSGTTDFNPAELEKVKARMENRLMQSIKKNRIQFKRRRLFQYFGAAAAALFLGVLSYTYYIIEVAYHPLEKSELVALMPSPQHVLIRFSNGKIVNPDTIVEGKFFPIEKGLEMQKTKSGKIQFIAQANYSGRQVSSTIQTSGATHFGVVLSDGTEVYVNANSRFTFPAAFGKDDRVVALKGEAYFEVFKTAQHSRFYVKTKDQTIKVLGTKFNVSAIGASPITKTTLVEGSVSVTPKDKAFKEVIIKPNQQLVLKGDGTQVLKVDAPAVMSWKDGYFVFNGKNTLEVLGQIGSWYNLEVENEHNGNLVEYIGKIPTEVSLGELLNILNYTGIQAQVLKNKNGKLKLIIL, from the coding sequence ATGAGTACAGAAAAGGCGAAGCGGCTTCTTAAGAAATATTTAAATGATCAAAGCAGCCCCCAGGAGGAGCTGGTAATTGCACAGTGGTATAAAAAACTGTTGGACTCAGGGACCACAGATTTTAATCCGGCAGAACTGGAAAAGGTAAAGGCCAGAATGGAAAACCGCTTAATGCAATCCATTAAGAAAAACCGGATTCAATTTAAGAGAAGACGGTTGTTCCAATATTTTGGTGCTGCGGCAGCTGCCTTATTCTTAGGTGTACTTTCTTATACCTATTATATAATAGAGGTTGCCTATCATCCTTTGGAAAAATCGGAATTGGTGGCCTTGATGCCTTCGCCTCAACATGTGCTCATCAGGTTTTCCAACGGTAAAATTGTAAATCCGGATACAATAGTTGAAGGCAAATTTTTCCCGATTGAAAAAGGCCTGGAGATGCAGAAAACAAAATCAGGAAAAATACAATTCATTGCTCAAGCCAACTATTCTGGAAGGCAAGTGAGCAGTACCATTCAAACTTCGGGAGCTACGCATTTTGGGGTGGTACTTTCAGATGGAACAGAAGTATACGTGAACGCAAATTCCCGCTTCACCTTCCCTGCGGCATTTGGTAAGGATGATCGTGTTGTAGCCTTGAAAGGCGAAGCGTATTTTGAGGTATTTAAGACAGCGCAGCATTCCAGGTTTTATGTAAAAACAAAAGACCAAACCATCAAAGTACTGGGCACAAAATTCAATGTAAGTGCGATTGGTGCTTCGCCGATCACCAAGACGACACTGGTGGAGGGTTCTGTAAGTGTAACACCAAAAGATAAGGCCTTTAAGGAAGTGATTATAAAGCCCAATCAGCAACTTGTACTAAAAGGAGATGGTACGCAGGTATTAAAAGTGGACGCACCAGCAGTAATGAGCTGGAAGGACGGCTATTTTGTTTTCAATGGAAAGAACACCCTGGAGGTATTGGGCCAGATTGGTTCCTGGTATAACCTGGAAGTGGAGAATGAGCATAACGGAAACTTAGTAGAGTATATTGGAAAAATCCCGACTGAGGTAAGCCTGGGAGAACTGCTCAACATTCTCAACTATACCGGCATCCAGGCACAAGTACTTAAAAATAAAAATGGAAAACTTAAGCTAATTATCCTATGA
- a CDS encoding winged helix-turn-helix domain-containing protein codes for MNKPSYKINGRVWIEFSDEKIFGPGRVELLERIQASGSIRQAALQMKMSYKQAWDMINHMNTHFSSAVVITSRGGKGGGNAEVTEHALNAIKQFYELQTRFKDFLKSLDQIVL; via the coding sequence ATGAATAAACCTTCTTATAAAATTAACGGCAGGGTGTGGATTGAATTTTCGGATGAGAAGATTTTCGGGCCTGGACGGGTGGAACTGCTGGAACGGATTCAGGCCTCAGGTTCTATACGACAAGCCGCATTACAAATGAAAATGTCTTACAAACAGGCCTGGGACATGATTAATCACATGAATACCCACTTTAGTTCAGCCGTGGTCATCACTAGCCGAGGGGGTAAAGGTGGTGGTAACGCAGAAGTTACCGAACATGCCCTCAATGCAATAAAACAGTTTTATGAGCTGCAAACAAGGTTTAAAGATTTTTTAAAAAGCCTTGATCAAATTGTTTTATAG
- a CDS encoding DUF6266 family protein, which produces MGKLNNGLFGPFTGKIGKLVGSSRNGLFYVKSAPVRTKPFTAGELANQHRFRVAEAWLKPLLSFVKVGFNNDSPKRGRSAAKSYFLKNAIKSEGMAVTVFPELMKVSMGNLSLSENMHVAIEEELNLRFSWDKNYVANGKVRDQIMMLAYDVTANRAYSITAGAFRYMGTDLLAIDPKSRGNTLHIYAAFNAENRKDQSESVYLGSLVI; this is translated from the coding sequence ATGGGTAAATTAAATAATGGTCTTTTTGGTCCCTTCACAGGGAAGATTGGGAAACTGGTAGGCAGCTCAAGAAATGGCTTATTTTATGTAAAATCAGCTCCGGTTAGAACCAAACCATTCACCGCAGGAGAACTTGCCAATCAGCATAGGTTTAGGGTTGCCGAAGCCTGGCTTAAACCACTTTTATCTTTTGTAAAAGTTGGGTTTAATAATGACAGTCCTAAGCGTGGAAGATCTGCGGCAAAATCTTACTTTCTTAAAAATGCCATAAAAAGTGAAGGGATGGCAGTTACGGTCTTTCCTGAACTCATGAAGGTGAGCATGGGCAACTTGTCCTTATCTGAAAACATGCACGTAGCTATTGAGGAAGAATTAAATTTGCGTTTTAGCTGGGATAAAAACTATGTGGCCAATGGTAAAGTGCGCGACCAGATCATGATGCTGGCATACGATGTAACTGCCAACAGAGCTTATTCCATTACCGCCGGTGCTTTTAGGTATATGGGAACAGACCTGCTTGCTATAGATCCAAAATCACGGGGTAATACTTTGCATATTTATGCAGCCTTCAATGCAGAGAACAGAAAGGATCAATCGGAAAGTGTTTACCTGGGTAGCTTAGTAATATAA
- a CDS encoding molybdopterin-dependent oxidoreductase codes for MKLILFSIFAALLLSSFNPAMLHAQTPGEAGIKISGEVSHPFVFKASDLQQLNRTEVTRKDKDNKDHIYSGVSLSTLLAKAGVTLGAALRGENLTKYVLAEASDGYQVAFSLAELDPEFTERLVIVADKMDGKALAAADGPFRIIVQDEKKPARCMKQVISIIIAFAK; via the coding sequence ATGAAACTAATCCTATTTTCAATTTTTGCAGCCTTGCTCCTCAGTTCCTTTAACCCGGCAATGCTTCATGCTCAAACACCAGGAGAAGCAGGCATAAAGATAAGCGGTGAAGTAAGCCACCCTTTTGTTTTTAAGGCTTCAGATCTGCAGCAGTTGAACAGGACCGAGGTAACGAGAAAAGACAAGGACAATAAAGACCATATATATTCAGGAGTAAGCCTATCCACCCTGCTCGCCAAAGCGGGTGTTACCCTGGGGGCGGCACTCCGCGGAGAAAACCTCACAAAATATGTATTGGCAGAAGCAAGTGATGGCTATCAGGTGGCTTTTTCACTGGCAGAACTGGATCCTGAATTTACAGAAAGACTGGTTATTGTAGCCGATAAAATGGACGGCAAAGCCTTAGCAGCTGCAGACGGCCCTTTCCGGATTATTGTACAGGACGAAAAAAAGCCTGCCCGTTGCATGAAACAAGTTATTTCCATTATAATTGCGTTTGCAAAATAA